ATAAGAAGTTAAAACGATTAAAGCTACAACAAAAAGTCGAAGCCGTTCCAGTCAAATACGGTACGTTTTGGCGATACATTGAAGCATCATAAAATAAGTAAAAGAGCGCCTCCGGTAAGGAGACGCTCTTTTCATCCTCTATGGGGGAGAGAATGTGATTTGTTTCACATATATAGAATAGCAAAGTATTTGAGTGTTGACAATGTTAGTGAATCATCGTTCATCAGATCGTCATATGTCTAAAAACTTGTCTAAAACAAGATCAACGCTCATAAGCTTTAAGTAAAGAAAATTAGAAAGGACCGAGTGCTGTGAATAATTTGAAACGAATCATTGGTATCCTATTAATTGTAGTTACATTTTATGTGTATGTCCTCTCCCTTATGAATTTATTCCCAATTATACTCGCAGCGCCTCTTCTTTTTTTCGCAATTCTATTCACTATACGTCCTTCTATTCAAAAAAACCGCTTTAGAGGCTTTCGTTAATCAATTATAGAAAAACCCTGCGAGCATAAATATGATCGCAGGGTCTTTCACTTCTATTGTTCGTCTAACAAACGTTCCATTTCATTTAATGTCTCTTCAAATAAACTTAATGCTTGCTCAATTGGCTCTGCTGATGTCATATCTACACCTGCCGACTTTAACACTTCAATCGGATAATTAGAACTACCCGATTTCAAGAACTCGATGTAACGAGTGACCGCTTCTTCACCTTCAGTTAAGATTTGCTTAGAAAGCGCAGCCGCTGCACTATAACCTGTTGCATATTGAAACACATAGAAATTGTAATAGAAATGGGGAATTCGAGCCCACTCTAGTCCAATTTCTTCATCAACAACCATCTCTTCGCCGAAATATTTTTTGTTTAATTCATAATAGGTCTTCGTTAGTAGTTCAGGTGTTAACGCTTCACCATTAGCTGACAATTCGTGAATTTGTTGCTCAAACTCAGCAAACATTGTTTGACGGAAAACAGTCCCTCTAAACCCTTCTAAGAAATGGTTTAGTAGGTACAATTTTTCTTTAGGGTCTTCTGTATGTTTCACGAGATGGTCATGGAGTAGCGCTTCATTTACTGTGGATGCAACTTCTGCAACAAAGATCGTATAGTCGCCGTACACATATGGTTGATTAGCACGAGTGTAATAACTATGTAAACTATGACCGAATTCATGTGCCAGTGTAAACAAGTTATCGATATTATCTTGCCAGTTCATCAAGACATATGGCATTGTCCCGTAAGCACCAGATGAATAAGCCCCACTTCTCTTACCAACAGTTTCCTCTACATCAACCCAGCGCTTATCAAAGCCCTCAGCTACTAATTGAACATATTCCTTACCAAGAGGCTCTACTCCTTTTTGAACGAGTTCTTTCGCCTGGTCATACGTCACTTTCATTTTGCTATCAGCTACAAGAGGTGTATATAAATCATACATATGGAGCTCATCTACTCCTAATACTCGCTTGCGTAACTCTACATAGCGATGGAGAAGGTGAAGGTGCTCATTCACGGTTTCAACCAGTTGATCGTAAACAACTTCAGGAATATGATTCTGACTTAGCGCAGACTCCCTAGCCGAGCTATATTTACGAACATTCGCATAAAAAATATCTCGTTTTACTTGACCACTTAATGTCGAAGCAAAAGTATTTTTGTACTTCCCATACGTTTCATAAACGGCTTTAAAAGCAGCCTCTCTCACACTACGGTCACTACTTTCTAAGAAAGAGATGAAACGACCATGTGTGATTTCAACCTCTTCTCCGTCTTCATCTTTCACAGTAGGAAACGTTAAATCTGCATTGTTTAACATACCGAATGTCTGGCTCGATGTTTGGAGCGCCTCACTTGCTTGGGCTAGGAGTGCCTCTTCTGCCTCAGATAATACATGAGGACGTTCCTTCTTTAACTCATCAAACACCTGCTTGTAAAGTTGTAATCCTTCATGTTCATTGATGAAAGCCTCAATCATTCCCTCATCGAGCGTTAACAATTCCGGAGTCATATACGAAGAAGCTTGTGATACTTGCGCAGCTAGCCCCATTGCTCGATCATTCAAGCCTTGGTAGAAAGAGTTTGCGGTATCTTCATCATTACGCATATGAGCATACGTATACAGCTTCTCAAGTCGCTCATTCAGTTGATCTTGCTCTGTTAATGCCTTGAATAATGTCTCCGCTGACTCGCCAAGTTTCCCTTTATACGAAGTAATTTCTGGATATAGCGATTTGACAGCTTGAAATTCTTTCTCCCATTCTGCATCAGTACTAAAAATTGCTTCAAGGTCCCATGTGTCTTTTACAGGTACCTGATCTCGTGTTAAACGTTGTTTTGCCACTAAAAATCCCTCCACATCGATACTATCAAAATGATTAAGACTCTGTTTTGAATCCTTCACTAGATAGTATTCGACATATTCGGAGATTTCCCTTTGTTTCCTGTTAAACTTTCCGTACCAAACAGTGGTGCCCCGTACTTGTTAGTCAACTGAGCATCTCGCTTGATTGCCTCTTCTGTTGAGGTAGGAATCAATGGTTCCCTTAATCGATAATACATATCGGAAGACCCTGGTACCTTAGTTAAGAAACCGATACGTACTAAGAAATCTAAATAGCCTAGCACAGCTTCATGAATGGAAGGTGATTCATACATGGGCCTTAGTTTAAGCCAGCGATACAGTTGATTATTAGTAAAACAAGACAAGATGGAGGATATAGTAATTGGTTGATGGAGGGGCTTTGAGAGAAGGCAAGCAAAAAGAAAATAACTCTGCCATATATGAGGAGCTGTTTCAATGATTTCATAAGATTTTGTGGGCCAACCAGCCTCAATGGGGAAATGTGATGGAGGCACTCGATGATGATAGAGTAACTGTTGAAAATATCTTTCAGTAGGCGATGGATAGGGCTTTGGTCTGAAGTAGCGCCAATTCTTTTTCACATAAAGCCATTGGTCTTTTAAAGGGGAGTGGTCAGTGAAGTTATCAAGTAGGTCTGAGTACGTCAGTTGATCTGGTAAAGATTGATGTAATGAGGCTAACACTTTGTTAGAGGAGTACGGTGTGGTATGAAGAAGGGACATCCATTTCTTTTGTTCGGAACAGTAGTAATTAATTTGCGGAAACCTCTCTCGATTCAACGTGTTCATATACCATTCAAATGCTTTAATGGTATACGTATTCGAACCTAGACGCGTGAGACGGTTACCTCCTAAGATCCAAATGGGAATCATGCCTAATTGTTTGTACCCTCTCGTTCGTTTCTCAAGCTGTGGTAAATCGATTGGTGAACATTGATACTCAAGCGCATAGAGTTGATCTTGATCTTTAAACAATAGATCAGGACGTTGTCTAATTAATGGTAAGTAGACTTCAAGCGCTACTTTTAATCCTTGATTCTTTAACCATTCATACAATTGACGTTTTCCTTGCAAATGATATAAACTTTCATGCTCAGACTGAACGGTACACGTATGGTCTTTTTTATGAGCAAAATGCCACTGCTTTTTCATGCCTAGTTTAAGTTGCAGTTCTGCTTGACAGCATGGACAATAAAACGGTACATCTTGACGCATTTGTTTCAATTGGTCATATGTCCAATCGCCTGCCATCGAGAACAGAGAACCATCTTTTAATTTTGCTGTGAGCATCGAGCTAACACCTCCTAATTTCGCTATTATTCTACACCTTTCTCGCAAATCCCTCCCTAATCAGAAAAAAACTCTCTTCAAAAAAGAAGAGAGTTTTCGGTAACGTTATAATAATGGCGATAAAAGCCTTGACGTCGATTCAATCACCCGATGGAAGACTGGGCGGTTTTTAAATAAATCATAGTTAATTTGATTAGAGTGTTCAAGATCATAAACATAATCACTAACTAACGTTGTCACACTACTTGTTCTGTACAAATATGCATTGACTTCAAAATTTAAATGAAAACTTCTCATGTCCATATTAGATGTTCCGATCGATGCTATCTCATCATCGACAATAATAATCTTACTGTGCATGAATCCTCGATTATACTCATAAACCTTCACACCGGCTTCTAACAATTCAGGGAAATAAGATCTTGAAGCATGGAAAACAATTTTTTTATCAGGCCGGTTAGGAACGAGGATTCTTACATCAATTCCACTAAGTGCCGCGATCTTAAGGCCGCTTAATATATCATCATCAGGAATAAAGTACGGACTTGCAATCCAGATCGATTTTTTTGCCGAACTAATCATCGAAAAGAAGAGCTTTTTATTTACTTCCCACCTTGTGTCTGGACCACTCGCGATCATCTGCACCCCACCATCACCTTTAGTGGATGCTAGTGAAGGAGATAAGTACACTTGATTAAGAATCGTCTCTCCTGTCTGGTAGTGCCAGTCTTGTAAGAAAATAATTTGTAATGTGCGAACGGCTTCCCCTCTCACATATAGATGGGTATCTCTCCAATAACCAAAATATGAGTCTTTTCCTAAATATTCATCACCTACATTTAATCCTCCTACAAATCCCATGACTCCATCGATGACAATGATCTTGCGATGGTTACGGTAATTTATAGCATGAGTTAAAAAAGGTAATTTCACAGGAGAAAACGAAACCATTTCTACTCCAGCATGACGTAATTCTTTCACATAATCCTTTGAGAGTTGCCAACTTCCTACCCCGTCATATAAAAAGCGTACTTTCACACCATCTTTTGCTTTAGCAATTAAGATGTCTTTAATTTGATTCCCTAAACCATCATGACGGACGATGTAATACTCTAAATGAATATGATGTTCAGCCATTCGAAGGGCCTCAAGAATATGCGCATAAGTTTCCTTGCCATCTGTTAATACTTTCGTTTCACTTGAGAAAGAAATTGGGTTTTTCCCTAACTTATGAGCTAGACGAAATAAAAGTTGCTGATGTCCACCCATCTTGTTTATCTGTTCTTCATTTAGCTGACGTTGCCCCTCAATCTTATGAAACGTACGCTCATCTTCAATTGCTTTCTTTAGAAAACGCTTACTCTTTCGATGATTTTGACCAAACATCAAATAAAAGAAAAAGCCAACAACAGGAAATGCTGCAAGAACAAGAAGCCAAGTTAACGTTTTTGTCGGATGACGATTCTCAAAGAAAATCACAATCCCAATAAACACGACAGAAAGTGTAAACGTGACACTCAACGCCCCGACAAACCAACTTTGCAAAAAACCTCTCGCAAAATACAAGATGACTAAAATCACAGCAAAAAAAGCTAACACATTTAAACGATTTTTCATAGGAATCTCCTGCTAATGAATCAATAGCAGACATCTGCTACCATCCTTATTTTTACAACATTTATTCAGAAAGATAGCCGACTTCAAAATGAAATCGGCTGTAAGTCTTACTTTTTAGGAAAATGCTCTCTAAGTTGCTTGAGTGCATCCTCTGACATAATCACTTTTCCATACTCTTGCATACGGTAAATCGAAAGATCTGTTTCATAGCCGTACTCAAGCATTTGACTTAACATATCGTCTTGCTCATCTTCATTGTATTGTTCGTCATCAAATACAACATGTAGATAATAACGACCTTCGAAATGATATAGTACGTTTTCAATATCAGCAATAAAGAAGTTATGACTTAACGAAATAATATCTTCAAAATCATTAAATACCATCACAATCTCAAGCTGATCTGAATATTCAAGGTCATCTTCTTCATTTCCATGCCCTGTCATTAAGTCAACCATATTATCTCCTCGGCCGTCCTTATCTTGACTGACTGGGATCTCAAGCTTTACATTGCCGTCGGTCACTTGACCTCTAGTTACAACAATCTCTAACCCTTTATCTAATGCATGAACTTGAATCCATAAAGGACCATCTAATTCAAAATCATCTCGGTCACTTGCTTCATTCATCATTTCGAAGAAGAGCTCTTCGCCACGTTCACGATTGTACCAAATCTCGTCTCGGTCAAATCCCCGGTCCTCAATATCTTTATACGTTATAAAGAATTTAATTGTCGTCTCATTCACGCGTTCAATGTCCATGTTCGCTCTCCCTCCTATCGAACTTTACTACAACAGAATCTTATCACATCAGCTTGCCCTATTTCATACTACATCAACCAAGAAATACGATTAGGCAAAAACCATGTGTATGTTCTGTTCTCTATATTTTATGATAGATTCAATCAAAATGGAAATCTAAAAACCTATTTTTCTAAGATTTTTCTGGAAAAGGCTCTCTTCATTTATCTCTCTTTATTATAAGTTTTTATCATAATTCGAAGGTTAATCCAATATACGTGTTGTATAAGGTTTCTAAGACAAGCCATATTCCACTATGACTTCTCATTGTTACAGATCAGCTTATGTTATGTCAAGTAATAATATGAATAGTTTTTGACTAAAAAAGGATGATGTTGGATATGGAAACAGAGTGGATCATCTCATTACTAACAATTATCGGTGTAGACATTATCTTGGGAGGAGATAACGCCATTGTTGTCGCACTAGCATGTCGCAATTTATCCCCATCGATTCGTAATAAAGCAGTTGTATTAGGGATTGGCCTCGCCTTGGCGATAAGAATGTTTCTAACTGTAGTAGCTGTTGAGCTCTTAGAAATTCCATTTCTTCTAGGACTGGGCGGGGCTCTTCTCATCTACATCGCTTATACACTCCTTGCCTCTCATGATGATGGGGCAAACATAGACGGAGGAACAAATTTATGGACAGCCATAAAAGCCATCGTTATTGCTGATTTCGTCATGGGCTTTGACAATGTCATCGCCGTAGCTGGAGCTGCCCATGGTGATACAACACTTGTTATGATTGGGTTAATCTTTTCTGTTCCTATTATTATTTTTGGCAGTAAAATCATCCTATCTGCATTTGATCGCTTTCCAGTGATTGTCTATATTGGAGCGGGTATCCTTGCCTTTACTGCTACACGCATGATTAAGCATGAAGAAATGCTTGCTCCGTTGTTTATTCACCATCCTACATTTTCATTATGGTTTCAGATTCTAGTTATGGTCTCAGTTATGCTCATCGGATGGCTTGTAAACCGTAGAAGGATTACACTACGGGCAGAAAACAATAAAACCTTCTAGTCGCAAGCGACCAGAAGGTTTCTTAAATTAATTAACGAGACGCTTAGCTTCTTCAAGGTAGAACGAACGAACTTTACGAGGTAAAAACCTACGAATCTCTGCTTCGTTGTAACCAACTTGCAGACGTTTCTCATCAAAGATGATTGGGCGACGAAGTAAGCCAGGGTTTTCGCTAATGATTTTAAATAAAGTTTGTAGTGGTAGAGATTCAAGTTCCACATCTAACTCTTGGAACACCTTTGATCGAGTTGAGATAATTTCATCTGTACCATCTTCAGTCATACGTACAACTTCTTTAACTTCTTCCACTGATAAAGGGGACGAGAAAATATTGCGTTCTTGGAAAGGAATGTTATTTTCCTCTAACCACGCTTTTGCTTTTCGACATGAGGTACAACTTGGTGAAGTTAATAAAGTAACCATCTTGGGGACCTCTCCTTCCAGAATTGAGATCTATTGATGAAGATTATTGTTTGTTTTGTGTATAATTTATTATACTTTATTGGATTGAATTTGTATAGGTAAAGTAAAATTTATTATACAAAACTTAAACAAGAACTTGTACAATCGATTCGCTAGTTGTCTTTACCCATTATTTTTAACCTGTAAACATAATAGGTTTTTTAAACATTTTTTGTTTACTTAGTCTATTATACGATGTTTTCGTGATCTTAGTTTCACTTGTCACAAAATATACACAATTGAAATGTCAGAAAAGGGATCGCTTTCACGATTAAAAAAAGCACCACATAAATTATGCAGCACTCCTAATCGACACCTTAAAGTGTCTAATTACTTATTTGAATGCGTCAACGGTTTTCTACCCGTCGCACCCTTCCAACCTTTTAATTTTCCCTTAAAAAAGTCTTTCACCAAATCACGTTTACGTTTTCTTAGCTTATTCTTCTTTGAACCTTTCATTGTAAACACCATCCTTTACTTGGCGTTTAGGTTCACTCACACAGTTTCTTGACCTTTGTCTTCTACTTGCTTATAAGTGAGAACTTTGTCTACGTCTTCATACGATGAGCCATACAACTCTTTATCCTTGTACGCATGGATATTTTTATACGTGTGTTTCATTTTTTCGTAAATGCTGTGCTCTGACTCATCAGTAGGTGACCAAAATAAGATTTCAAGTTCGTTCACTTCGTTCGTTGCTAGTGATCGACGACGGTAGCCAATTGACTGAGCGTGTGTGAACCCTTCACGAGTGTAAAAACGTTGACGCTTTTCTGTGTCTGTTTCTTCATAATCAATCGGTTCTACTTCTAGAATAATCGGTTTGTTTTTCGCTTTTAATTTGTTAATGAGCTTCTTACCTAGACCTTGGCCGCGGGCATCTTTAGAGACAAACAAATAGTCCACAAACGAAAAATCGTCTGTCTCTACAAACATCATAACATGATGAGGACCTTCATCCTTATGGTAAATATCTGCTTTTTCTTTTAATAGTAGCTCCATATGTTCCTTTGATTTCATTTCTTCTACTGGGAAATATTTATTTAATTTTTCATACCAATTCATTGTCATGGCCTCCGTATATTGTTCTATCTATATTATATTCCTCTTTTTCAGATGCTTAAACACGCACATTGCGGCTCTATGATTAGAATGACCCCTCATGGTAAAGTTATCCGTCATCATGGATTATTTCCATACAATCTTGTCATTATCCTCCTAGATCCTCTTGATCTCAACAAAAAAAGCACCCGAGTTGGGTGCTTTTTGTTTTATTTAAGGTTTGTAGTTAACGTCAGGCGTGTAGCGGTTCGATGCATTCCATAGGAGAAATTCATCAATCCCTTCTTCATTTAATGCGCGAATTTGAGCTTCAACTTCCTTTTTACCATACACCATATAATTCCCTGAACCTAAATAACTAGCTGTGAAATCTTGTATCCACGGTCTTGATACAGGGGGATTATCTAAAGCATCTAATACTTGATTTTCAACCTTAGCATATTCCTTTGTTAACTCATATGGGTATAGATCTGGTTTGTCTATACCAAAATAAGGTGTCCAATGACTAGGATAAATCATCGATGAAATGACATCAACATTTTCAGAAATCATCGAGAAGTTCTGACCAATACCCGGTGCTTCAGAGATTGTTGCTGCATATCCAAAAATATCAACAGACACATCCACGTCATACGGAGCAAGGCGCTCTCTTGAGTAAGCCACAAAGTCCGTCACAGCTTGTACACGTTTTTGAACGTTGTCCCCGTCTCCACCTTCATACTCACCTACTGAATACTCTAATTGATCGTCACGACGTTCAAACCCTTCAGGGAATCTCACGTAATCAAATTGGATCTCTTTAAAGCCCATCTGAGCTGCTTTTTCTGCTATTTCGATATTGTAGTCCCATACTTCTTTTAAGAATGGATTTACGAAGGCTTCACCCCGTCTGTTTTTCCACACTTCTCCATTTTCTGTAAACGATAAATCTGGTCTCATTTCTGCAAGTACTGAATCCTTAAACACCACGACTCGAGCGATAGGATAAATATCATTCTCTTCTAATGTCTTCATCATTTCCTCAGGCTGACTAATAAAGTTTTTCGAGATATCATAAAATGGCGAATCTTCATCAGGACGATAGGTTAAATAACCATGATCTTCTTTAACATCGATGACCATTGCATTTAAGTCCGTCGTATCAAGGAGCTCAAGCAACGAACTAAATCGCTCTCCTCCTGCTGAATTTCCAGTCACATAAATTCCACGAACCCCGTCCTCTGGATATGTAAACGTATAGCCGGAATCATATACGAAACGCGACATATTCTCTGGAAGAGTGAAAGCCGTTCGCTCAACAACTTTCTGTGCATGGTCCCTTGCAGTGACTTGTGACGTTTCCTCTGCATGACCTTCAATCGGATTAAAATTGATGTAACCTATTCCTAGTATAATAACCATTATGATCTTTAATTTCATCTTCACCAATCCCACAGCCCTTCTTTTTCTATACCTATGTACTAATCTTCATCTTTTGCATCCCAATCCTCAGGGATCGGTTCAAGAAGCTCAGCTGAAATTTGCTTACGTTTTAATTCAAGCTGTTCTCTATGCCAATGAAATTGTTCCTTATTTAAAAAATAGCATTCGCCATCATAAACAGCTTTCAAATTCCCACACCTGATCTGTTCCTCAATGTAACGGGGACTTACGCCAAGATACTCTGCTAACTCAGCTATATCAACATACATGTCCAACCCTCCTTCAGAAAGTATAACGTCTTCTTGCTCCCTCGTCATCAATAACCCAAAAACATGTATGGTTTTCTTACTTTTAGTTTATAGCTTCAAAAAAAGTCGAACGACTAGAAGCCATTCGACTGTATCCTATAGTGGTAAAATAAACAA
Above is a genomic segment from Bacillus sp. FJAT-45037 containing:
- a CDS encoding GNAT family N-acetyltransferase; the encoded protein is MNWYEKLNKYFPVEEMKSKEHMELLLKEKADIYHKDEGPHHVMMFVETDDFSFVDYLFVSKDARGQGLGKKLINKLKAKNKPIILEVEPIDYEETDTEKRQRFYTREGFTHAQSIGYRRRSLATNEVNELEILFWSPTDESEHSIYEKMKHTYKNIHAYKDKELYGSSYEDVDKVLTYKQVEDKGQETV
- a CDS encoding TerC family protein, which produces METEWIISLLTIIGVDIILGGDNAIVVALACRNLSPSIRNKAVVLGIGLALAIRMFLTVVAVELLEIPFLLGLGGALLIYIAYTLLASHDDGANIDGGTNLWTAIKAIVIADFVMGFDNVIAVAGAAHGDTTLVMIGLIFSVPIIIFGSKIILSAFDRFPVIVYIGAGILAFTATRMIKHEEMLAPLFIHHPTFSLWFQILVMVSVMLIGWLVNRRRITLRAENNKTF
- the cls gene encoding cardiolipin synthase codes for the protein MKNRLNVLAFFAVILVILYFARGFLQSWFVGALSVTFTLSVVFIGIVIFFENRHPTKTLTWLLVLAAFPVVGFFFYLMFGQNHRKSKRFLKKAIEDERTFHKIEGQRQLNEEQINKMGGHQQLLFRLAHKLGKNPISFSSETKVLTDGKETYAHILEALRMAEHHIHLEYYIVRHDGLGNQIKDILIAKAKDGVKVRFLYDGVGSWQLSKDYVKELRHAGVEMVSFSPVKLPFLTHAINYRNHRKIIVIDGVMGFVGGLNVGDEYLGKDSYFGYWRDTHLYVRGEAVRTLQIIFLQDWHYQTGETILNQVYLSPSLASTKGDGGVQMIASGPDTRWEVNKKLFFSMISSAKKSIWIASPYFIPDDDILSGLKIAALSGIDVRILVPNRPDKKIVFHASRSYFPELLEAGVKVYEYNRGFMHSKIIIVDDEIASIGTSNMDMRSFHLNFEVNAYLYRTSSVTTLVSDYVYDLEHSNQINYDLFKNRPVFHRVIESTSRLLSPLL
- a CDS encoding putative glycoside hydrolase, whose amino-acid sequence is MVIILGIGYINFNPIEGHAEETSQVTARDHAQKVVERTAFTLPENMSRFVYDSGYTFTYPEDGVRGIYVTGNSAGGERFSSLLELLDTTDLNAMVIDVKEDHGYLTYRPDEDSPFYDISKNFISQPEEMMKTLEENDIYPIARVVVFKDSVLAEMRPDLSFTENGEVWKNRRGEAFVNPFLKEVWDYNIEIAEKAAQMGFKEIQFDYVRFPEGFERRDDQLEYSVGEYEGGDGDNVQKRVQAVTDFVAYSRERLAPYDVDVSVDIFGYAATISEAPGIGQNFSMISENVDVISSMIYPSHWTPYFGIDKPDLYPYELTKEYAKVENQVLDALDNPPVSRPWIQDFTASYLGSGNYMVYGKKEVEAQIRALNEEGIDEFLLWNASNRYTPDVNYKP
- a CDS encoding competence protein CoiA; this encodes MLTAKLKDGSLFSMAGDWTYDQLKQMRQDVPFYCPCCQAELQLKLGMKKQWHFAHKKDHTCTVQSEHESLYHLQGKRQLYEWLKNQGLKVALEVYLPLIRQRPDLLFKDQDQLYALEYQCSPIDLPQLEKRTRGYKQLGMIPIWILGGNRLTRLGSNTYTIKAFEWYMNTLNRERFPQINYYCSEQKKWMSLLHTTPYSSNKVLASLHQSLPDQLTYSDLLDNFTDHSPLKDQWLYVKKNWRYFRPKPYPSPTERYFQQLLYHHRVPPSHFPIEAGWPTKSYEIIETAPHIWQSYFLFACLLSKPLHQPITISSILSCFTNNQLYRWLKLRPMYESPSIHEAVLGYLDFLVRIGFLTKVPGSSDMYYRLREPLIPTSTEEAIKRDAQLTNKYGAPLFGTESLTGNKGKSPNMSNTI
- the mecA gene encoding adaptor protein MecA — translated: MDIERVNETTIKFFITYKDIEDRGFDRDEIWYNRERGEELFFEMMNEASDRDDFELDGPLWIQVHALDKGLEIVVTRGQVTDGNVKLEIPVSQDKDGRGDNMVDLMTGHGNEEDDLEYSDQLEIVMVFNDFEDIISLSHNFFIADIENVLYHFEGRYYLHVVFDDEQYNEDEQDDMLSQMLEYGYETDLSIYRMQEYGKVIMSEDALKQLREHFPKK
- the spxA gene encoding transcriptional regulator SpxA, giving the protein MVTLLTSPSCTSCRKAKAWLEENNIPFQERNIFSSPLSVEEVKEVVRMTEDGTDEIISTRSKVFQELDVELESLPLQTLFKIISENPGLLRRPIIFDEKRLQVGYNEAEIRRFLPRKVRSFYLEEAKRLVN
- the pepF gene encoding oligoendopeptidase F produces the protein MAKQRLTRDQVPVKDTWDLEAIFSTDAEWEKEFQAVKSLYPEITSYKGKLGESAETLFKALTEQDQLNERLEKLYTYAHMRNDEDTANSFYQGLNDRAMGLAAQVSQASSYMTPELLTLDEGMIEAFINEHEGLQLYKQVFDELKKERPHVLSEAEEALLAQASEALQTSSQTFGMLNNADLTFPTVKDEDGEEVEITHGRFISFLESSDRSVREAAFKAVYETYGKYKNTFASTLSGQVKRDIFYANVRKYSSARESALSQNHIPEVVYDQLVETVNEHLHLLHRYVELRKRVLGVDELHMYDLYTPLVADSKMKVTYDQAKELVQKGVEPLGKEYVQLVAEGFDKRWVDVEETVGKRSGAYSSGAYGTMPYVLMNWQDNIDNLFTLAHEFGHSLHSYYTRANQPYVYGDYTIFVAEVASTVNEALLHDHLVKHTEDPKEKLYLLNHFLEGFRGTVFRQTMFAEFEQQIHELSANGEALTPELLTKTYYELNKKYFGEEMVVDEEIGLEWARIPHFYYNFYVFQYATGYSAAAALSKQILTEGEEAVTRYIEFLKSGSSNYPIEVLKSAGVDMTSAEPIEQALSLFEETLNEMERLLDEQ
- a CDS encoding excisionase family DNA-binding protein, whose amino-acid sequence is MYVDIAELAEYLGVSPRYIEEQIRCGNLKAVYDGECYFLNKEQFHWHREQLELKRKQISAELLEPIPEDWDAKDED